The Negativicutes bacterium genome has a window encoding:
- a CDS encoding shikimate dehydrogenase, with product MITGKTKNLGIIGCPVEHSLSPVMQNAALQELGLDYNYIAMPVLPENLGQAISGLKALGFCGINVTIPHKVNVIQYLDEIDQSARMVGAVNTIVISEEKLIGYNTDAGGYIKSLYNENVELKGKEVVLYGAGGAARAVIWGLLEQGVTSITIGARNVVKAKDLAEIFTDYGAVKALDWDSIPFKKALRQCHLVINSTPLGMHKMIDREPPLDWSLLQKNVVISDLIYTPAKTKFLKNAEKHGHKIVNGAGMLVEQGALAFELWTGQKPSTALMLKELNNCVNL from the coding sequence ATAATAACGGGTAAAACAAAAAATTTAGGGATTATTGGTTGTCCGGTAGAACACTCGTTGTCTCCAGTAATGCAAAACGCAGCTTTACAGGAACTCGGGCTTGATTATAACTATATTGCGATGCCGGTATTGCCGGAGAATTTAGGGCAGGCGATAAGTGGTTTGAAGGCGCTTGGCTTTTGTGGGATTAATGTTACTATTCCGCACAAGGTTAATGTTATTCAATATTTAGATGAAATTGATCAAAGTGCCAGAATGGTTGGCGCCGTAAATACGATTGTAATCAGTGAGGAAAAATTAATTGGTTACAATACTGATGCTGGGGGCTATATTAAGTCGCTGTATAATGAAAATGTTGAGCTTAAAGGGAAAGAAGTGGTGCTTTATGGTGCTGGTGGAGCTGCTAGAGCCGTAATTTGGGGACTGTTAGAACAAGGTGTTACCTCAATTACTATTGGTGCAAGAAATGTAGTTAAAGCAAAGGATTTAGCGGAAATATTTACAGATTATGGTGCCGTAAAAGCTTTGGATTGGGATTCAATTCCCTTTAAAAAAGCTTTGCGTCAATGTCACTTGGTTATAAACTCGACGCCACTGGGAATGCATAAAATGATTGATAGAGAACCGCCACTAGATTGGAGTTTATTACAAAAAAATGTTGTGATTAGTGATTTAATCTATACTCCGGCTAAAACGAAATTTCTAAAAAATGCCGAAAAACATGGACATAAAATTGTTAACGGAGCAGGGATGTTGGTTGAGCAAGGAGCCTTAGCTTTTGAATTGTGGACCGGGCAAAAACCGTCGACAGCACTGATGTTAAAAGAGTTAAATAATTGTGTAAATCTATAA